The following coding sequences lie in one Thalassoglobus polymorphus genomic window:
- a CDS encoding SprT-like family protein, translating into MSNRIQIHKEQFANFLKQANLSPEEVTAKFLVIHRTLLERSSTLDAPNFNGFHPDDLKLLFDEYDREYFDGGCRKLLGSLKLTFRISPRMTRAGGKTTQTIYRTRPHEPDYEIAVASTLIFQSFQNFDRPIIVTGLECHNRLEALQRIFEHELIHLVELLTWGRSKCSQKRFQSIAGRFFGHTDHRHQLVTPREEAQKIHGIRTGGRVRFSIEGKEYEGVVNRITKRATVLVRDRKGQRYSDGKKYAKFYVPVQMLTPLD; encoded by the coding sequence ATGTCAAACCGAATTCAAATTCACAAAGAACAATTCGCTAATTTTCTCAAACAGGCAAACCTGTCGCCTGAAGAAGTGACGGCGAAATTTCTAGTGATTCATCGTACGTTGCTTGAGCGGTCCTCAACTCTTGATGCTCCGAATTTCAATGGGTTTCACCCGGATGATTTAAAGTTGCTGTTTGATGAGTATGATCGGGAATATTTTGATGGAGGATGTCGAAAGCTCTTGGGGAGCCTCAAGTTGACTTTTCGAATCTCTCCCAGGATGACCCGGGCTGGCGGAAAAACGACTCAGACGATTTATCGGACTCGTCCGCATGAGCCCGATTATGAAATCGCTGTGGCCTCAACCCTGATCTTCCAGAGTTTTCAAAACTTCGACAGGCCAATCATTGTCACCGGGCTGGAATGTCACAATCGGCTTGAAGCCTTGCAGAGAATTTTTGAACATGAACTGATCCACTTGGTGGAACTGTTAACATGGGGGCGTTCGAAATGTTCGCAAAAACGATTTCAGTCGATCGCAGGACGTTTTTTTGGTCACACAGATCATCGGCATCAACTGGTGACTCCGCGTGAAGAGGCACAGAAAATTCATGGAATCCGCACTGGCGGTCGAGTCAGGTTTTCGATTGAAGGGAAAGAGTACGAAGGTGTCGTAAACCGTATCACGAAACGTGCGACGGTTTTGGTCAGGGACCGGAAAGGACAGCGATATTCAGACGGAAAAAAATATGCGAAATTTTACGTTCCCGTGCAAATGCTGACTCCGCTGGATTAA
- a CDS encoding FAD/NAD(P)-binding protein — protein MKTVTIIGGGFSGTMAAVNLARLSDEALKIVLVNDRHPLGRGIAYSTTRSEHLLNVAARNMSAVPDHPGHFLEWLHSRSDFSDLPEPQLREMYVPRRVYGDYLRSLLQNYLAPIDSHHPAEIEIIEAEAVDIVPSSQDDSADVVLDNGDKIASDRILLATGNQPPAGPGREETEEFRHPQYCPDPWGNWRKRIPDSSENIVIAGTGLSMVDSFLTLEELGWRGQIIAISRNGMIPQSHFRGIDYPDFLPENPESVGLAGMYSLLKTHCEQLTRLGENPGLVVDRLRPFTQRIWQKFSIEEKQHFLKHYAARWNVIRHRIAQPIHQRLTEAITEGRVKVQRGSLKDVRGHGESLEVVVKTPDGDQQIIPGGLVINCTGPNAGFSHTKVKLFQNLLQRGLIIPDELDMGIQVGPDFTVIDANGVSSSKLYAMGALMKGTLWETIAVPELRGQAMRVAEMMIATSTDQDRDYRLSVEEEHVIEYYI, from the coding sequence ATGAAAACGGTCACGATCATTGGTGGAGGATTCAGCGGGACGATGGCGGCCGTCAACCTGGCGAGGTTGTCGGATGAGGCTTTAAAAATTGTGCTGGTGAATGATCGGCACCCCTTGGGACGGGGTATCGCCTATTCAACCACACGTTCCGAACATTTACTTAACGTTGCTGCACGGAATATGTCCGCTGTTCCGGATCACCCCGGCCACTTCCTTGAGTGGCTCCACTCCCGTTCGGACTTCAGCGATCTTCCTGAACCGCAGCTTCGTGAGATGTATGTCCCACGGAGAGTTTATGGTGACTACCTGCGCAGCTTGCTGCAAAATTATCTGGCTCCTATTGATAGTCATCATCCCGCTGAAATTGAGATCATCGAAGCTGAGGCCGTCGACATCGTCCCATCATCGCAGGACGATTCCGCAGATGTCGTGCTCGACAACGGAGACAAAATTGCCTCGGACCGCATTCTGCTAGCAACAGGGAATCAACCACCAGCGGGACCGGGGAGAGAAGAAACCGAAGAGTTTCGACACCCTCAATACTGCCCCGATCCATGGGGAAACTGGCGGAAACGGATTCCCGATTCGAGTGAAAACATCGTCATCGCAGGAACCGGCCTGAGCATGGTTGACTCGTTCCTGACACTCGAAGAGCTCGGCTGGCGCGGTCAAATTATTGCGATCTCACGAAACGGAATGATTCCACAATCGCACTTTCGTGGAATCGATTACCCAGACTTCCTGCCTGAGAATCCCGAATCGGTCGGGCTCGCAGGGATGTACTCTTTGCTTAAAACTCATTGCGAGCAACTGACAAGGCTGGGCGAAAACCCCGGTCTGGTTGTGGATCGTTTGCGACCGTTCACTCAACGCATCTGGCAGAAATTCAGCATCGAAGAAAAGCAACACTTTCTGAAACACTATGCCGCTCGCTGGAACGTGATTCGACATCGTATTGCTCAGCCGATTCATCAACGATTAACTGAAGCCATTACCGAGGGTCGCGTCAAAGTTCAGCGTGGTTCACTCAAAGATGTACGGGGTCATGGCGAGTCGCTCGAAGTCGTCGTCAAAACTCCTGACGGCGATCAGCAAATCATCCCGGGAGGGCTTGTGATCAATTGTACTGGTCCCAACGCCGGGTTTTCTCACACTAAAGTCAAGCTGTTCCAAAACCTTCTTCAACGAGGTTTAATCATTCCCGACGAACTCGACATGGGGATTCAGGTCGGCCCGGACTTTACGGTCATCGACGCCAATGGCGTCTCATCATCCAAGCTTTACGCAATGGGAGCGTTGATGAAAGGAACCTTGTGGGAAACGATCGCCGTCCCCGAACTTCGAGGGCAGGCGATGAGAGTCGCTGAGATGATGATCGCGACCTCAACTGACCAGGATCGAGACTACCGCCTCTCCGTCGAAGAAGAACACGTCATCGAATACTACATCTAG
- a CDS encoding outer membrane protein assembly factor BamB family protein, with amino-acid sequence MMTRSSFIVILSTVCMSAAFISTTFISTTDAHASDWPMWRRDSGRTSVTEDVLPEALELKWTRELPQIEPAFHSSRLQFDAGYEPIVADGKLLLSSSRTDSVTAYDATTGRELWVYRTNGPVRFAPAVWEDSVCFGSDDGHLYCVELSTGELKWKHRAVPSERLLLGNRRLISVWPVRGGPVVSEGIVYFAAGVWPFEGVFVYAMDIASGKVIWRNERLGHIFGQQPHDTQAIGGLAPQGYLIVNDDELIVPCSTAYPARLNIADGTLLEFQLPAPGRFPGGWFAAIDKETSLAVRRGKLTFDKAINQQLHEDKVNAGHGVSGISRLIKTGKQTLKFDEPLEGVDGKIHSMIVAENRLFVSTEAGKIYCFGEQAAKASAKVIHWNEKRVELSESVKANEYASNLIQESGHQDGIAIVVGLSDGSLVKSLLKNSRYQLIVLDDNAMKVEQLRVTLQQAGIPGDRAAVIQADLKNLLLPQYLATLITTESPDRTQAMATELLQSLRPFGGLAVLGNNKIDTHNLNETTLGKFESGELNGQQVVRRVGALPGSVDYQGNYALAEDALVRFPLGVLWFDDTLAHFKRSPQPEFKGGVMISRPKDWSKERVRGDYSVDYPLLGPVLSDIYTGRVLDASEESKLRASLPDVGRKNPQQSYYHAPHQKTALHPEPPVAGQRTNPMTGKSELRVFPKTYGCDGGVDYGMFYTLRSGTPAFYDKTLESGTVFISGPRSGCTNSIIPSGGILNVPYFYEGCTCSYPLPTALSLVAMPESFEQWASWGDDAVEPDSIQRIGINFGAPGDRTTRDGTLWLDYPSVGGPSPKIRTKTIPENPDFHYRHSLWMNKDSVFPWIAASSAEGLQSFELEDLKPGAYTVRLYFSEGSTLNSGDRVQQIKINDQVVLNEFDIRETAGDSMREVVKQIENVQLDGSFSMTLNATHGKTLISGVELIRSE; translated from the coding sequence ATGATGACTCGATCCTCCTTCATCGTAATCCTGTCGACAGTCTGCATGTCAGCAGCTTTCATCTCGACAACTTTCATATCGACAACCGATGCCCATGCGAGTGATTGGCCGATGTGGCGACGCGATTCAGGGAGGACGAGTGTCACTGAGGATGTTCTTCCGGAAGCTCTCGAACTGAAGTGGACGCGAGAACTCCCGCAAATTGAGCCTGCCTTTCACAGCTCACGACTGCAATTCGACGCAGGATACGAACCGATCGTGGCTGACGGAAAACTGCTCCTGTCATCTTCTCGAACTGATTCCGTGACGGCTTACGACGCGACAACTGGACGAGAGCTGTGGGTCTACCGCACGAACGGTCCGGTCCGATTTGCCCCCGCAGTTTGGGAAGACTCGGTCTGCTTCGGCTCTGATGATGGGCACCTTTATTGTGTCGAGCTATCTACTGGTGAATTGAAATGGAAGCATCGCGCCGTCCCCAGTGAGCGGCTTCTGCTTGGAAACAGACGTTTGATTTCAGTCTGGCCAGTTCGGGGTGGTCCTGTTGTTTCTGAAGGGATCGTCTATTTCGCAGCTGGCGTCTGGCCTTTTGAAGGAGTCTTCGTGTATGCGATGGACATTGCATCGGGAAAGGTCATTTGGCGAAACGAACGTCTGGGGCACATCTTTGGTCAGCAGCCGCATGACACACAAGCAATCGGCGGGCTCGCTCCGCAGGGGTATTTGATTGTCAATGATGATGAACTCATTGTGCCATGTTCAACAGCCTATCCGGCGAGATTGAACATTGCGGACGGCACTCTTCTTGAGTTCCAGTTGCCAGCTCCCGGACGTTTTCCTGGCGGCTGGTTTGCTGCCATCGACAAAGAGACTTCGCTTGCGGTTCGACGGGGGAAATTGACATTCGACAAAGCAATCAACCAACAGCTTCACGAAGACAAAGTCAACGCGGGGCATGGTGTTTCAGGAATCAGTCGATTGATCAAAACCGGAAAGCAGACTCTCAAGTTTGATGAGCCACTGGAAGGTGTCGACGGGAAGATTCATTCCATGATCGTCGCTGAGAATCGATTGTTTGTTTCGACTGAAGCAGGAAAGATTTACTGCTTCGGAGAACAAGCTGCAAAGGCATCCGCAAAGGTCATTCACTGGAACGAAAAGCGAGTTGAGCTTTCAGAGTCGGTAAAAGCGAACGAGTACGCGAGCAATCTTATTCAGGAATCTGGCCATCAAGACGGCATCGCAATTGTCGTCGGGTTGAGTGACGGAAGTCTCGTCAAATCGCTTCTGAAGAACTCTCGATATCAGCTCATTGTACTTGATGACAATGCAATGAAAGTTGAACAACTTCGAGTTACATTGCAGCAGGCTGGCATTCCCGGAGACCGTGCCGCTGTCATTCAGGCTGACTTGAAGAACCTCTTGCTTCCGCAGTATCTGGCAACTCTCATCACGACTGAATCACCAGATCGAACTCAAGCCATGGCAACGGAATTACTTCAGTCGCTGCGACCGTTTGGTGGGCTCGCGGTCCTGGGGAATAACAAAATTGATACGCACAATCTTAACGAGACAACACTCGGAAAATTTGAATCAGGAGAGCTTAACGGCCAACAAGTTGTTCGGCGTGTCGGAGCCTTGCCCGGCAGTGTCGATTACCAGGGGAACTACGCACTTGCCGAGGATGCCCTCGTCAGGTTCCCGTTAGGAGTGTTGTGGTTTGACGATACACTGGCCCACTTTAAACGCTCTCCACAACCGGAATTCAAAGGCGGGGTCATGATCTCTCGTCCGAAAGACTGGAGCAAAGAAAGAGTCAGAGGAGACTATTCCGTCGACTATCCACTGCTGGGGCCTGTGCTTTCGGATATTTATACTGGTCGCGTTCTCGACGCCTCAGAAGAGTCGAAATTGCGAGCCAGTTTACCAGACGTCGGCCGCAAGAATCCGCAACAAAGTTACTATCACGCCCCGCACCAGAAGACAGCTTTACACCCTGAGCCTCCCGTCGCAGGTCAGCGAACCAATCCAATGACCGGAAAAAGCGAGTTGCGAGTTTTCCCGAAGACTTACGGTTGCGACGGCGGAGTGGACTATGGAATGTTTTACACTTTGCGAAGTGGCACGCCTGCTTTCTATGACAAAACATTGGAGAGCGGAACAGTCTTCATCAGCGGCCCGCGCAGTGGTTGCACAAACAGCATCATCCCATCCGGTGGAATACTCAACGTTCCTTATTTTTACGAAGGCTGTACCTGTAGTTACCCGTTACCGACAGCTTTGAGCCTCGTGGCGATGCCGGAGTCTTTCGAACAATGGGCGTCATGGGGCGACGACGCAGTTGAGCCTGACTCCATCCAGCGGATCGGGATCAACTTCGGAGCACCGGGCGATCGGACAACTCGTGATGGGACCTTGTGGCTGGACTATCCATCTGTCGGAGGGCCATCTCCGAAAATTCGTACGAAGACCATTCCAGAGAACCCAGACTTCCACTATCGGCACAGCCTCTGGATGAATAAAGACTCCGTCTTTCCCTGGATCGCTGCCTCGTCAGCCGAGGGGCTGCAAAGTTTTGAACTCGAAGACCTCAAACCGGGGGCTTACACCGTCCGCCTCTACTTCTCGGAAGGATCAACTCTTAATTCGGGTGACCGAGTCCAACAGATCAAAATCAACGATCAAGTTGTCCTCAACGAATTCGACATCCGGGAGACAGCAGGCGATTCCATGAGAGAGGTCGTCAAGCAAATCGAAAACGTCCAACTCGACGGATCGTTCTCAATGACGCTCAATGCAACGCACGGAAAAACTCTCATCAGCGGCGTGGAACTGATTCGATCAGAGTGA
- a CDS encoding redoxin domain-containing protein has translation MLAKTLLHSHNVWLALIFGLFSTQLLAQDGVQPETVLGYQPTQKDVVIETPKPEEVKQCKLKVEQHGNGSGWALYGPQGQLLRRFIDTDGNQRVDEFKYYQHGLEVYRDLDTNGDDKIDQSRWLNTQGTRWGIDTDQDGKIDTWKMISAEEATREAIMAMANRDPHRLQAVFISEADVKALGLTQQIGDRFLANRTNITAQMQKILGSTKVLTPKTEWARFDSSMLMPNLIPADAGKASNDLLVYENVMAIVMNDEESGFVQIGEMIKIGDAWKLTQVPKPIEGNQFEVAEGGLLLQPAIAGMPAGATEGLTPEMKELLDQLQELDTKSPTAESTREEMVRFNVARAQLLDKIGEQATSAEDKKLWLRQRLEMIATATQMDAFPNGLQVLQQSIQKLRSQDAAKDLIAFAVFQEMVLKYNTRLQTAQAEDRADVQTAWLKSLEEFVKEFPEAPESADALLQLAITSELNGNAKEARVWYTNLVTDYSSSQAAKRGEGALRRLGLEGQPITLAGATLGNGRPLSLASYRGKVTAIIFWATWCKPCTEDLPQIQELHRTYQRDGFEIVGVNLDSPGADIDGYLKNNRVAWPHIYEEGGLESRPALEFGIYSLPTMFLVDKTGKVVSNSASVDDLKKLVPQLLKQ, from the coding sequence ATGTTGGCAAAGACGCTTTTGCATTCACATAATGTTTGGCTCGCTCTTATTTTCGGGCTCTTCTCCACACAACTTCTGGCTCAAGATGGAGTCCAGCCTGAAACGGTACTCGGCTACCAACCGACACAAAAAGATGTGGTAATCGAGACACCGAAGCCTGAAGAAGTGAAACAGTGCAAATTGAAAGTCGAGCAGCATGGAAACGGCTCGGGCTGGGCACTCTACGGTCCTCAAGGCCAGTTGCTCCGCCGATTCATTGATACCGACGGAAATCAGCGTGTCGACGAATTCAAATATTATCAGCACGGGCTGGAAGTTTATCGCGATCTCGATACCAACGGCGACGACAAAATCGACCAGTCGCGCTGGTTGAACACACAGGGTACGCGTTGGGGAATCGACACTGATCAGGATGGGAAAATTGATACGTGGAAAATGATCTCAGCTGAAGAAGCAACGCGTGAAGCGATCATGGCAATGGCGAATCGTGATCCACACCGCTTACAGGCAGTCTTCATTTCAGAAGCGGATGTCAAAGCACTCGGCCTCACCCAGCAAATCGGTGATCGCTTTCTCGCCAATCGAACAAACATCACCGCACAAATGCAAAAGATTCTCGGATCGACAAAAGTCCTCACTCCCAAAACTGAGTGGGCTCGCTTCGACAGTTCGATGCTCATGCCCAATCTCATTCCTGCTGATGCCGGAAAAGCCTCCAATGATCTTCTCGTCTATGAAAACGTGATGGCCATTGTCATGAATGATGAGGAAAGCGGCTTCGTTCAAATCGGGGAGATGATCAAAATCGGCGACGCCTGGAAGCTGACTCAGGTTCCGAAACCGATCGAAGGAAATCAGTTCGAAGTCGCTGAGGGAGGACTCTTGCTGCAACCCGCAATCGCAGGCATGCCTGCCGGGGCAACAGAAGGACTCACTCCTGAGATGAAGGAACTGCTGGACCAATTACAGGAGCTGGACACCAAATCGCCTACCGCGGAATCGACTCGCGAAGAGATGGTTCGATTCAATGTCGCTCGCGCTCAACTTCTCGATAAAATTGGTGAACAAGCAACTTCGGCAGAGGATAAGAAACTCTGGTTGCGACAACGTCTGGAAATGATCGCCACCGCAACACAGATGGACGCGTTTCCAAACGGGCTTCAAGTATTGCAACAGAGTATTCAAAAACTTCGCAGCCAGGATGCCGCCAAAGATCTTATCGCTTTCGCAGTCTTTCAGGAGATGGTTCTCAAGTACAACACTCGCTTGCAAACGGCACAAGCTGAGGACCGAGCAGATGTTCAAACTGCCTGGTTGAAATCGCTCGAAGAGTTCGTCAAGGAATTTCCGGAGGCTCCTGAATCAGCCGACGCCCTGCTCCAGCTGGCAATCACCAGCGAGTTGAATGGCAATGCCAAAGAAGCTCGCGTGTGGTACACCAATCTTGTCACCGACTATTCCAGTTCACAAGCTGCCAAACGAGGAGAGGGAGCCTTACGCCGACTTGGATTAGAGGGACAGCCAATCACCCTGGCAGGTGCAACACTCGGAAACGGTCGCCCCCTCTCGCTCGCAAGCTATCGAGGAAAAGTGACGGCGATCATCTTTTGGGCAACATGGTGTAAGCCATGCACAGAAGACCTCCCGCAAATTCAGGAACTTCACCGAACCTATCAACGAGACGGTTTTGAAATCGTAGGTGTGAACCTCGATTCTCCCGGAGCTGACATCGACGGCTATCTGAAAAACAACCGTGTCGCCTGGCCGCACATCTACGAAGAAGGAGGCCTCGAAAGCCGCCCTGCCCTTGAGTTCGGAATCTATTCGCTCCCAACGATGTTCCTCGTCGACAAAACAGGCAAAGTTGTCTCCAACAGCGCCTCGGTCGATGACCTGAAAAAGCTGGTCCCTCAATTACTAAAACAGTAA
- a CDS encoding ZIP family metal transporter, with translation MTTLPVLSVYCLLIVLASLVGGKLPNIVKLDHKRMQILISFVGGLMLGIGLFHMLPHAVSQLGASQIDRVVVSTMLGIVVIFFLLRMFHFHHHDLEQLPSSEVCDHEDHHHEHSHDGHSQSLANNMSWMGVFVGLSLHTMIDGFALGASIQADSLHGSTAFFLGIGTFVAILLHKPLDALSITSLMRASNWSGRSQFLVNGAFALMCPIGAFLFVSGAPLLAGQESVVVGTMLAFAAGAFICISLSDLLPEMEFHSHHRIPLSIALLLGIALAWGIRYLEPAHAHAPQSSEVQSPMEILVIN, from the coding sequence ATGACCACCCTCCCAGTCCTCTCTGTTTACTGCCTGCTGATCGTTTTGGCCTCTCTTGTGGGAGGAAAGCTTCCCAATATTGTGAAGCTCGATCACAAACGCATGCAAATTTTAATCAGCTTTGTGGGCGGGTTAATGCTCGGAATTGGCCTGTTTCACATGCTTCCCCATGCAGTCTCGCAATTGGGAGCGAGCCAGATCGACCGCGTTGTCGTTTCGACGATGCTCGGGATTGTCGTCATTTTCTTCCTTTTGCGAATGTTCCATTTTCATCACCATGATCTGGAGCAACTGCCCAGCAGCGAAGTCTGTGACCACGAGGACCATCATCACGAACACAGCCATGACGGCCATAGCCAATCACTCGCGAACAATATGAGTTGGATGGGAGTTTTTGTCGGACTTTCCTTGCATACCATGATTGATGGATTCGCTTTGGGTGCGAGTATTCAAGCCGATTCGCTGCATGGAAGCACTGCTTTCTTTTTAGGAATCGGCACGTTTGTGGCGATTCTGCTGCACAAACCGTTGGATGCACTGTCGATCACCTCGCTGATGCGAGCTTCCAACTGGTCGGGACGTTCACAGTTTTTGGTGAACGGAGCATTCGCACTGATGTGTCCAATCGGAGCGTTTCTATTTGTTTCGGGAGCACCACTGTTGGCAGGCCAGGAATCAGTGGTTGTTGGCACGATGCTGGCGTTTGCTGCCGGAGCCTTTATTTGCATCTCATTGAGCGACTTGCTCCCCGAAATGGAATTCCACTCACATCACCGAATTCCGTTGAGTATCGCCTTGCTGCTTGGGATCGCCCTGGCTTGGGGAATCCGTTATCTGGAGCCGGCACATGCCCATGCTCCCCAGAGCAGCGAAGTTCAGTCACCGATGGAGATCCTCGTCATCAATTGA
- a CDS encoding helix-turn-helix domain-containing protein: MQVQVSGSVLKTFRLDRVKRQLREADDEDLLVKQIADANGFHHLGQFCRDYRQLFGESPSESLHRK; the protein is encoded by the coding sequence GTGCAAGTTCAAGTTTCAGGATCAGTTCTAAAGACATTTCGGCTCGATCGTGTCAAACGTCAACTACGGGAAGCCGATGATGAAGACCTGCTTGTCAAGCAAATCGCTGATGCCAATGGATTCCATCACCTGGGACAATTCTGCCGTGACTATCGCCAACTTTTTGGTGAGTCACCTTCGGAATCACTGCACCGCAAATGA